In a single window of the Carassius carassius chromosome 26, fCarCar2.1, whole genome shotgun sequence genome:
- the LOC132106100 gene encoding gastrula zinc finger protein XlCGF8.2DB-like isoform X1: protein MEFIKEESEDITIEETFRVKHEETEEQTKMLFIKEESEDMKIEETFRVKQEDTETQTDLMLMKEESQELHDVKEDKHLYEKHNDFIMANDILVAQTKNAPSQKSYITCEQCGKSFARKVGLKVHMRIHTGEKPFTCQQCGKGFIENGNLTKHMRVHTGEKPFMCPKCGKCFTHQATLNTHMKMHTGEKPFACDKCGRRFRRKPTLNDHMRTHTGEKLFPCDQCGRRFRSKQNLNCHMYIHSRENHFNCHQCERSFTDKEHLKNHILTHIGEKPFMCHICGKSSTNKGNLKIHMRTHTGEKPFTCPQCGKSFTAKGTLKTHMRIHTGEKPYTCDQCDISFAYIPELKRHQQLHSGHSS from the exons atggagtttattaaagaggagagtgaagataTTAcgattgaagaaacattcagagtcaaacatgaagaaactgaggaacaaacaaagatgttgtttattaaagaagagagtgaagacatgaagattgaagaaacattcagagtcaaacaagaagatactgagacacaaacag ACTTGATGCTGATGAAAGAGGAGAGTCAAGAACTGCATGATGTAAAGGAAGACAAACATCTGTATGAGAAACATAATGATTTCATAATGGCAAACGATATTTTAGTTGCTCAAACTAAAAACGCTCCCTCACAAAAAAGTTATATCACTTGcgaacagtgtggaaagagtttcgccAGAAAAGTAGGACTTAAggtccacatgagaattcacaccggagagaaacctttcacctgccaacaatGTGGAAAGGGTTTTATTGAAAATGGAAACCTAACAAAACATATGAGAGTTCACACAGGAGAGAAGCCATTCATGTGTCCTAagtgtggaaagtgttttacACATCAAGCAACCCTTAATACCCACATGAAAatgcacactggagagaagccgttcGCATGTGATAAGTGTGGAAGAAGGTTCAGGAGGAAACCAACCCTTAATGACCACATGAgaactcacactggagagaagctgttcccatgtgatcagtgtggaagaAGGTTCAGAAGTAAACAAAACCTTAATTGTCACATGTATATTCACTCAAGGGAAAACCATTTTAACTGTCATCAGTGCGAAAGGAGTTTCACAGACAAGGAACACCTTAAGAATCACATACTAACTCACATCGGAGAAAAGCCTTTCATGTGCCATATCTGTGGAAAGAGCAGCACAAACAAAGGAAACCTTAAGATTCACATGAgaactcacactggagagaaacctttcacctgccctcagtgtggaaagagcttcacaGCTAAAGGAACCCTAAAGACtcacatgaggattcacactggagagaagccgtacacatgtgatcagtgtgataTCAGTTTTGCATATATCCCAGAGCTGAAACGTCATCAGCAATTACATTCTGGGCATAGTTCATAA